The Amycolatopsis coloradensis sequence GTCGCCGAACGGGCGCCCGCCCAGTTGCTCCCGGTGGTGCGGCGTCGTCCAGCCGGACAGGTCCGGTCCCAAGGGGACGATCCGGGTCGGGTTCACCTGCTCGTGCACCGCGTAGTAGTGCCGCTTGATGTGGTCGAAGTCGACGGTGTCACCGAAGCCCGGTGTTTGGAAAAGGTCGCGGGCGTAGGCCCACAGCACCGGCATTTCGGTCAGTTTGTCCCGGTTGCATTTGAAGTGCCCGTGGTAGACGGCGTCGAAGCGGACGAGGGTGGTGAACAACCGGATGTCCGCTTCGGTGATCGTGTCACCGACGAGGTAGCGCTGCTTTTCGAGCCGATCGGAAAGCGCGTCCAGCATGGCGAAGAGACGGGTATAGGCGTCCTCGTACGCGGCCTGCTTGGTCGCGAAACCGGCTTGGTACACGGCGGCGTTGACGTCGGCGTAGACCCCCGCGTTGACGTCGTCGATCTCGCCACGAAGTCGCTCTGGGTAAAGGTCGGGCGCGCCGGGCCGGTGGAGGCTGGTCCATTCGGTGGACAGATCGAGGGTGATCTGCGGATAGTCGTTACTCACCAGCCGTTTGCTCGGAATGTCCACAATGGCCGGAACGCTGATCCCGCCCATGTAGTGCGGATCGGCCGCGTGATAGGCCTCGGCCAGGTACTTGATGCCGAGCACGGGATCCCGGTCGCCGGGATCGAGGGTGAACCGC is a genomic window containing:
- a CDS encoding glutathione S-transferase family protein; the protein is MTIPTDPQTGEFRRSANHFDARVTADGRDGWPVEAGRYRLVVSRACPWAGRGLVVRRLLGLESALSVAVADPIQDEKSWRFTLDPGDRDPVLGIKYLAEAYHAADPHYMGGISVPAIVDIPSKRLVSNDYPQITLDLSTEWTSLHRPGAPDLYPERLRGEIDDVNAGVYADVNAAVYQAGFATKQAAYEDAYTRLFAMLDALSDRLEKQRYLVGDTITEADIRLFTTLVRFDAVYHGHFKCNRDKLTEMPVLWAYARDLFQTPGFGDTVDFDHIKRHYYAVHEQVNPTRIVPLGPDLSGWTTPHHREQLGGRPFGDGTPPGPPPEDERIGDTDGATS